A genomic stretch from Schistosoma haematobium chromosome 4, whole genome shotgun sequence includes:
- the FAM82B_1 gene encoding Regulator of microtubule dynamics protein 1 (EggNog:ENOG410V5IE~COG:S) — MEDIIKEADKLVAQGQFHKVYHYLKASLKNYDDVELLWRFAQACYLCVYYVTNKPSKAFCETYFSEGMNAAKKAMEKNPNHANSLTWYGILWDEHSNLKGFSERFKNVSQLYDIWIKSQKLDPNNFLTEGSLGIWYFIMTDVYSTKPELFKGTKYTGKEFSYELALKHMLKCEELAPMRSVITLAHLAKCYARLGEKDKAKDYALKVLNYPAHHVEADEARKEVEELFQTLK, encoded by the exons ATGGAAGATATTATTAAAGAAGCTGATAAGTTAGTTGCACAAGGTCAATTTCacaaagtttatcattatctcAAAGCTTCATTGAAAAATTACGATGATGTTGAATTATTATGGAGATTTGCTCAAGCATGTTATCTTTGTG TTTATTATGTCACAAATAAACCAAGTAAAGCATTCTGTGAAACTTATTTCTCAGAGGGGATGAATGCAGCTAAAAAGGCTATGGAGAAAAACCCTAATCATGCTAATTCCTTAACG TGGTATGGTATCTTATGGGATGAACACAGTAATTTGAAAGGTTTCTCAGAAAGATTCAAGAATGTCTCACAGTTATATGACATATGGATT AAATCACAAAAACTTGATCCGAATAACTTTTTAACTGAGGGTAGTTTAGGCATATG GTATTTTATTATGACAGAtgtatacagtacaaaaccagAACTTTTTAAAGGTACAAAGTATACTGGGAAGGAATTCTCTTATGAACTG GCATTAAAACATATGCTGAAATGTGAAGAAT TGGCTCCTATGAGATCTGTAATAACACTGgcacatttggctaaatgttATGCACGACTAGGAGAAAAAGACAAAGCGAAAGATTATGCTCTTAAAGTACTTAATTATCCTGCACATCATGTCGAAGCCGATGAG GCTAGGAAAGAAGTTGAGGAATTATTTCAAACACTTAAATGA
- the N6AMT1 gene encoding HemK methyltransferase member 2 (EggNog:ENOG410VEER~COG:J), whose amino-acid sequence MTTPITSCMNESEFSEVYPPSEDSYLFLDALELDSGFLSELRPTLTLEVGSGSGVISAFFCSSISKPLFHICTDISLTACYASLRVLNVNVPSTSVTYDVINCSLATPLLSRLYKSVDLVMFNPPYVPTTSDEHKAASSTIVASWSGGRLGREVIDPFLSQAYNLLSPHGCIYLLLSKDNCPEEVHLMMKKLSNGRVRAKEILHRRVHNEFLTVFRYSC is encoded by the exons ATGACCACTCCAATAACATCCTGTATGAACGAATCGGAGTTTTCAGAAGTCTACCCACCATCTGAGGATTCCTACTTATTTTTGGATGCTTTGGAGTTGGATTCTGGATTTTTGTCCGAATTGAGGCCCACTTTAACTCTTGAAGTTGGAAGCGGTAGTGGAGTTATCAGTGCATTCTTTTGCTCATCCATTTCAAAACCACTCTTCCACATATGCACCGACATATCCCTCACT GCATGTTACGCTTCTCTACGTGTGCTGAACGTAAATGTTCCTAGTACATCGGTGACATATGATGTAATTAATTGTTCTTTAGCAACTCCCCTCTTGTCTAGACTATATAAAAGTGTGGATTTAGTCATGTTTAATCCTCCCTATGTACCGACAACGTCAGACGAACACAAAGCTGCTAGTTCGACTATAGTTGCCTCATGGTCTGGTGGGCGACTGGGAAGAGAA GTGATTGACCCATTTTTAAGTCAAGCTTACAATTTGCTCTCACCGCACGGCTGCATTTACTTACTGTTATCGAAAGACAACTGTCCTGAAGAAGTACATCTTATGATGAAAAAGTTGTCTAATGGAAGAGTCCGTGCAAAAGAAATTCTTCATAGACGAGTTCATAATGAATTTTTAACTGTATTTCGCTATAGCTgttga